One Dromiciops gliroides isolate mDroGli1 chromosome 3, mDroGli1.pri, whole genome shotgun sequence DNA segment encodes these proteins:
- the LOC122746253 gene encoding zinc finger protein 665-like, with amino-acid sequence MTSSISALGAGTSGIVLLSLRPPGRDLPSEHSALPPEAGMPPVLLTARTPQESVTFRDVSVDFTWEEWGQLDPSQKDLYREVMLENYRNLVCLGLAISKPDVIHQLERGEAPRMLEREVPGDSCLDSEARPEVKMSIPNQGISMESSSHKKSGRSDFCISHWRKAWECEPSLEIQKNNKEAHSGNGRIAKRHTHNKLRGLEGIQDGRQLHMDPVLFSQQNVSLGENLCACDAQTQYSSPWPDLNKCNRICSKKIFPKCNASENSLSSTLDYIDYDQLCPGENLCEYKESGKYLIYKPNSPSNSQQIINTGKKSYKCSEHEDANLHLIEYEGTYGEERFREHSKCGKPPKENSSVTSYEQIHTEEKTFECNECGKVFYQSAHLICHQTVHTRGKPYKCHDCGKTFCQITELSYHQRIHTRGKPYENHEFEKATYLSSQFSQPQSLCSGEKPYECNVCGKTFLMIGKLTRHQKIHSGEKPFKCNECGKAFRYRAEVTRHQTIHTGEKPYECNVCGKTFRQSVHLIGHQMIHTGEKPYECNVCGKAFRQSVHLIGHQMIHTGEKPYECNECGKGFRLSVHLIGHQMIHTGEKPYECNVCGKAFRQSVHLIGHQMIHTGEKPFECNECGKTFRLRAEVTRHQTIHTGEKPYECNECGKTFRLRADLTRHQTVHTGEKPYECNECGKAFLLSSQFTQHQRIHTGEKPYECNDCGKAFRLRAELTRHQTVHTGEKPYECNECGKAFLLSSQFTQHQRIHTGEKPYECNDCGKAFRLSAQLARHQRIHTGEKPYKCNECGKAFHVSGKLTQHQRIHTGEKPYECHQCGKVFRLSAHLIRHQIIHTGEKPYECKDCGKAFYHSTELTLHQRIHTGEKPYKCDECGKTFRQSVHLAGHQMIHTGEKPYECNECGKAFRLRAEVTRHQTVHTGEKPFECRECGKAFRLRAGLTRHQMIHTGEKPYKCNECGKSFRMSSQFTQHQRIHSRSQPY; translated from the exons ATGACGTCATCGATTTCTGCTCTTGGGGCGGGCACTTCCGGCATCGTCCTACTCTCGCTGAGGCCTCCAGGGCGGG aTCTGCCTTCCGAGCACTCTGCCCTTCCTCCAGAGGCAGGAATGCCCCCTGTGCTCCTGACAGCCAGGACCCCCCAG GAATCGGTGACGTTCAGGGACGTGTCTGTGGACTTCACCTGggaggaatgggggcagctggacCCTTCTCAGAAGGATCTCTACAGGGaggtgatgctggagaactacaGGAACCTGGTCTGCCTGG GACTTGCCATTTCCAAGCCAGATGTGATCCATCAGTTGGAACGAGGGGAAGCACCTCGGATGTTGGAGAGAGAAGTCCCAGGTGACAGCTGTCTAG atTCAGAggctaggcctgaagtcaaaaTGTCAATTCCAAATCAGGGAATTTCTATGGAATCTTCATCCCATAAAAAATCAGGAAGGAGTGATTTCTGTATCTCTCATTGGAGAAAAGCCTGGGAATGTGAACCTAGCTTAGAGATACAGAAGAATAATAAAGAGGCACATTCTGGTAATGGCAGAATTGCCAAAAGACACACTCACAATAAATTGAGAGGCCTTGAAGGCATTCAGGATGGAAGACAACTCCATATGGATCCAGTCCTTTTTTCACAACAGAATGTGTCTCTAGGAGAGAATCTGTGTGCATGTGATGCACAGACACAGTACTCCAGTCCATGGCCAGATCtaaataaatgtaatagaatctgttcaaagaaaatatttcctaagTGTAATGCAAGTGAGAATTCTTTGAGCTCCACTTTAGACTACATTGACTATGACCAACTGTGCCCTGGAGAGAATCTatgtgaatacaaagaaagtgGGAAATACCTCATCTACAAACCCAACTCACCCAGTAATTCCCAGCAAATAATAAATACTGGAAAAAAATCGTATAAATGCAGTGAGCATGAGGATGCCAATCTGCACCTTATTGAATATGAAGGAACTTATGGTGAAGAGAGATTTCGTGAACACAGTAAATGTGGAAAGCCTCCTAAAGAGAATTCATCTGTTACTTCCTATGAGCAGATTCATACTGAGGAGAAAacttttgaatgtaatgaatgtgggaaggtcTTCTATCAGAGTGCACATCTTATTTGTCACCAGACAGTTCATACTAGAGGGAAACCTTATAAATGTCATGACTGTGGAAAGACCTTCTGTCAGATCACAGAACTAAGTTaccaccagagaattcatactagAGGGAAACCTTATGAGAATCATGAATTTGAGAAGGCCACATACCTGAGTTCACAATTTTCACAACCTCAGAGTTTGTGTTctggggagaaaccttatgaatgtaatgtatgTGGGAAGACCTTTCTTATGATTGGGAAGCTTACCAGACACCAGAAAAttcacagtggagagaaaccctttaaatgcaatgaatgtgggaaggcctttcgCTATAGGGCAGAAGTTACTCGGCATCAGACtattcatactggtgagaaaccttatgaatgtaatgtatgTGGGAAGACCTTTCGCCAGAGTGTACACCTTATTGGACATCAGAtgatccatactggagagaaaccttacgAATGCAATGTATGTGGGAAGGCCTTTCGCCAGAGTGTACACCTTATTGGACATCAGAtgatccatactggagagaaaccttacgaatgcaatgaatgtgggaagggcTTCCGCCTGAGTGTACACCTTATTGGACATCAGATGATTCACACTGGTGAGaaaccatatgaatgtaatgtatgtGGGAAGGCCTTTCGTCAGAGTGTTCACCTTATTGGACATCAGAtgattcacactggagagaagccttttgaatgtaatgaatgtggaaagaccTTCCGTCTAAGGGCAGAAGTCACTCGACATCAGacaattcacactggagagaagccttatgaatgtaatgaatgtggaaagaccTTCCGTCTGAGAGCAGACCTTACTCGACATCAAACagttcacactggagagaaaccttatgaatgcaatgaatgtgggaaggccttccttCTGAGCTCCCAGTTTACTCAGCATCagaggattcatactggagagaaaccttatgaatgtaatgattgTGGGAAGGCCTTCCGTCTGAGAGCAGAACTTACTCGACATCAAACagttcacactggagagaaaccttatgaatgcaatgaatgtgggaaggcctttctTCTGAGCTCCCAGTTTACTCAGCATCagaggattcatactggagagaaaccttatgaatgtaatgattgTGGGAAGGCCTTCCGTCTGAGCGCTCAGCTTGCTCGGCATCAAAGAATCCATACgggagaaaaaccttataaatgtaatgaatgtgggaaggccttccatGTGAGTGGAAAGCTTACCCAACATCAGAGgattcatacaggagagaaaccttatgaatgtcatcAATGTGGAAAGGTCTTCCGCCTTAGTGCACATCTTATTCGTCATCAgataattcatactggagagaaaccttatgaatgtaaagaCTGTGGGAAGGCCTTTTACCATAGTACTGAGCTTActctacatcagagaattcatactggagaaaaaccatataagtgtgatgaatgtgggaagaCCTTTCGCCAAAGTGTACACCTTGCTGGACATCAGATGATccatactggtgagaaaccttatgagtgtaatgaatgtgggaaggccttccgcTTAAGGGCAGAAGTTACTAGACATCAGAcagttcatactggagagaaaccttttgaatgtcgtgaatgtgggaaggccttccgtCTGAGGGCAGGACTTACTCGACATCAGatgattcatactggagagaaaccttataaatgtaatgagtgtggaaaGTCCTTTCGCATGAGCTCCCAGTTTACTCAACATCAGAGGATTCATAGCAGAAGTCAACCCTATTAA
- the LOC122746254 gene encoding zinc finger protein 345-like, with amino-acid sequence MAPGSSRPPAQEMVTFKDVAVDFTQEEWGLLDPPQKELYKEVILENAQNLLSLGLPVPREDVIFYFEQREAPSILEQEGLRRCCPGEITLEIEDTSAEISLSVEETDQQRCMNNDPSDFVRIEICAVTHQRIHTREKPYERNQCAKSSRHRFHLGEQWRIHTGEKPYECNQCGKSFTWRSHLVNHQRIHTGEKPFECNQCGKTFRQRSHLAEHRRIHTGNKTYECNQCGMTFGIRHQFIKHQRIHTGEKPHECNQCGKTFTWRSRLVNHQRIHSDEKPHECNQCRKSFKWKSNLVHHQRIHTGEKPHECNQCGKSFTWRSRLANHQRIHTGEKPFECNQCGKTFRQRSHLAEHRRIHTGEKPYECNQCGMTFRIRHKFTEHKRIHTGEKPHECNQCGKTFKIRCNLMVHQRIHTREKPYECIHCGKAFTQRSNLVHHQRIHTGEKPFQCNQCRKTFRQRSHLAEHQRIHTGEKTYECNQCGMTFKIRQKFTEHQRIHTGEKPHECNQCGKTFTGRSDLAEHQRSHTREKTYECNQCGKTFTGRSTLVNHQRIHTREKPFECNQCGKTFRWSYSRITTCELKLVNRKAVFLSQRGGHIGTTFNFSPT; translated from the exons GGCTTCCTGTTCCCAGAGAAGATGTGATCTTTTATTTTGAGCAAAGGGAAGCACCATCGATCCTGGAGCAAGAAGGCCTGAGGCGCTGCTGTCCAG GAGAGATTACACTTGAAATAGAAGACACTTCAGCCGAGATAAGCCTTTCTGTGGAAGAAACTGATCAGCAAAGATGCATGAATAATGATCCTTCTGACTTTGTTAGAATAGAAATCTGTGCTGtaacacatcagagaatccacactaggGAGAAACCATATGAAAGGAATCAGTGCGCAAAGTCTTCCAGACATAGGTTCCACCTTGGTGAACAAtggagaatccacactggagagaaaccttatgaatgtaatcaatgtggaaagagtTTCACATGGAGGTCCCATCTTGTtaaccatcagagaatccacactggagagaaaccttttgaatgtaatcaatgtggaaagactttcaggcaGAGGTCCCATCTTGCTGAACATCGGAGAATACACACTGGAAACAaaacttatgaatgtaatcagtgtggaatgACATTTGGAATCAGACACCAGTTcattaaacatcagagaatccacactggggagaaacctcatgaatgtaatcagtgtggaaagactttcacatggaGGTCCCGTCTTGTtaaccatcagagaatccacagtgATGAGAAACCTCATGAATGTAATCAGTGCAGAAAGAGTTTCAAATGGAAGTCCAATCTTGTtcaccatcagagaatccacactggagagaaacctcatgaatgtaatcagtgtggaaagagttTCACATGGAGATCCCGTCTTGCtaaccatcagagaatccacactggagagaaaccatttgaatgcaatcaatgtggaaagactttcagacaGAGGTCCCATCTTGCGGAACATcggagaatccatactggagagaaaccttatgaatgtaatcagtgtggaatgACATTTAGAATCAGACACAAGTTCACTGAACataagagaatccacactggggagaaacctcatgaatgtaatcaatgtggaaagacattCAAAATCAGATGCAATCTCAtggtacatcagagaatccatactagggagaaaccttatgaatgtattcattgtggaaaggctttcacacagaggTCCAATCTTGTtcaccatcagagaatccacactggagagaaaccatttcAATGTAATCAATGTCGAAAGACTTTTAGACAGAGGTCTCATCttgctgaacatcagagaattcacactggagagaaaacttatgaatgtaatcagtgtgggatGACATTTAAAATCAGACAAAAGTtcactgaacatcagagaatccacactggggagaaacctcatgaatgtaatcaatgtggaaagactttcacagggAGGTCTGATCTTGCTGAACATCAGAGAAGCCACACCAGAGAGAaaacttatgaatgtaatcaatgtggaaagactttcacagggAGGTCCACTCTTGTtaaccatcagagaatccacaccagagagaaaccttttgaatgtaatcagtgtggaaagactttcagatggAG ttacTCAAGGATTACAACCTGTGAGCTAAAACTAGTCAATCGGAAGGCAGTGTTCCTTAGCCAACGGGGAGGCCACATAGGGACAACCTTCAACTTCTCCCCCACATAG